A single region of the Opitutus sp. genome encodes:
- a CDS encoding ethanolamine ammonia-lyase subunit EutB codes for MSFATTIGRTRHTFSSLGVLMAKATPLRSGDVLAGVAAASAEERIAAQLCRADVPLARFLEDLLIPYETDEVTRLIIDTHDRAAFAPVAGLTVGQFRDWLLRYETDAPALSALAPGLTPEMVAAVAKLMGNQDLVLVAKKCRVVTAFRSTIGLPGRLAVRLQPNHPTDDPKGIAASILDGLLYGCGDAVIGINPATDSVAAMETLLRLIDELVHRYEIPTQSCILAHVTTALQAMSRGAPVDLVFQSITGTEAGNKSFGFHLGLLAEARAAALSLQRGTVGDNCMYFETGQGSCLSANAHHGLDQQTCETRAYAVARAFKPLLVNTVVGFIGPEYLYDGKQIIRAGLEDHCCGKLLGLPMGVDVCYTNHAEADQDDMDTLLTLLGVAGCNFIMGVPGADDIMLGYQSTSFHDSHYLRQVLGLRPAPEFEAWLEKMRIATGGRRLLPVDGQHALLAAQTP; via the coding sequence ATGAGTTTCGCCACCACAATCGGCCGTACGCGGCATACGTTTTCCTCACTCGGGGTACTTATGGCCAAAGCCACGCCGCTGCGCTCGGGCGACGTGCTCGCCGGGGTGGCCGCCGCCTCCGCCGAGGAGCGCATCGCCGCCCAGCTTTGTCGCGCCGACGTTCCGCTTGCCCGGTTCCTCGAAGACCTGCTCATCCCCTACGAAACCGACGAGGTGACCCGCCTCATCATCGACACCCATGACCGAGCCGCCTTCGCCCCGGTCGCCGGGCTCACAGTGGGCCAGTTCCGCGACTGGCTCCTTCGTTACGAGACTGATGCGCCCGCACTCTCGGCACTCGCCCCCGGACTCACACCCGAGATGGTCGCCGCCGTGGCCAAGCTCATGGGCAACCAGGACCTCGTCCTCGTTGCCAAAAAATGCCGCGTCGTCACCGCCTTCCGCAGCACCATCGGCCTGCCCGGACGCCTCGCGGTGCGACTCCAACCCAACCACCCCACCGACGACCCGAAGGGGATCGCCGCCTCAATTTTGGACGGGCTGCTCTACGGCTGCGGCGACGCCGTTATCGGGATCAACCCCGCAACCGACAGCGTGGCGGCGATGGAAACGCTCCTGCGGCTGATTGACGAACTCGTGCACCGCTACGAAATCCCGACGCAGTCCTGTATCCTCGCCCACGTGACGACCGCACTTCAGGCGATGAGCCGCGGCGCTCCCGTGGACCTGGTTTTCCAATCCATCACCGGCACCGAGGCGGGCAACAAAAGCTTCGGCTTCCACCTCGGGCTTTTGGCCGAGGCCCGGGCCGCCGCGCTCTCGCTCCAGCGCGGCACGGTGGGCGACAACTGCATGTATTTTGAGACCGGCCAAGGCTCCTGCCTGTCCGCCAACGCGCACCACGGCCTCGACCAGCAGACCTGCGAAACCCGCGCCTACGCCGTGGCCCGCGCCTTCAAGCCGCTGCTGGTGAACACGGTGGTGGGCTTCATCGGCCCGGAGTACCTCTACGACGGTAAGCAGATCATCCGCGCCGGCCTGGAAGACCATTGCTGCGGCAAACTCCTCGGCCTGCCGATGGGCGTCGACGTGTGTTACACCAACCATGCCGAAGCCGACCAGGACGACATGGACACGCTGCTCACGCTGCTGGGTGTGGCGGGGTGCAACTTCATCATGGGCGTGCCCGGGGCCGACGACATCATGCTCGGTTACCAAAGCACCAGCTTCCACGACAGCCACTACTTGCGCCAAGTGCTAGGCCTGCGCCCCGCGCCCGAGTTCGAGGCATGGCTGGAAAAAATGCGTATCGCCACCGGCGGCCGCCGCCTACTGCCGGTGGACGGCCAGCATGCGCTGCTTGCCGCCCAGACACCGTGA
- a CDS encoding PEP-CTERM sorting domain-containing protein → MKIQLNSLLEGASCALLPVSAFADISFLSGVALPNGGEIISFAGDSLLSTNSIAFKAATTNPVAAEVPANHSIQAYTLGSNAVLSATSTIDLNTVYGTAGATLSISSVLNDARGFGVATVIPTATGSTNFGRIAIFDKTSGSILKTLDVGYHPDSVTITPDGSKLLIANEGEFVSTTADGTFARPGSVSVVNLSGVNSSNYASTLGALTNAAVSTHDFSAGNLGAGVTLDGLRNNRLDTLTVKTANAADVEPEYITASNTTAYVTLQEANAIATLDLATGKYTKISLLGTITQTIDASDRDGAGSGSTQGKAIAINDTVAGMPMPDTITKFERNGTTYLVTANEGDARGDDGDITRGATLLTNTTATPEVVALANNTGIGRLNLLKDQGDTNADGIIDTPTMLGTRSFSIWNAETGALAFDSASMIEQYVAANNPDSFNMSKGDPGLFDTRSDDKGPEPEALAFGSFDGKDFVFVGNERENGIFQFDITDISDPSKVTIVGYFNPITGLTDGASGGVYISPESMLFLAAGAAGNTTGKNLLIVGFEGHGDPGSAGSIGVFEVTSTSAIPEPSTYAAFAGLGVLGLALSRRRRAGH, encoded by the coding sequence ATGAAAATCCAACTCAACTCCCTCCTCGAGGGCGCTTCGTGCGCACTACTGCCTGTCTCGGCTTTCGCTGATATCTCTTTTCTCTCGGGCGTGGCCCTGCCCAACGGCGGTGAAATCATCTCTTTTGCCGGGGACTCGTTGCTCTCCACCAACTCAATCGCGTTCAAGGCAGCTACGACGAACCCTGTTGCAGCGGAAGTCCCGGCCAACCACTCCATTCAGGCCTATACGCTGGGTTCGAATGCCGTTTTGTCGGCCACCAGCACGATCGACCTCAATACTGTTTACGGCACCGCTGGCGCTACGCTTTCCATTTCCAGCGTGCTCAACGACGCCCGCGGCTTCGGTGTTGCCACGGTGATCCCCACTGCGACGGGATCAACCAACTTCGGCCGCATCGCGATCTTCGACAAGACCAGCGGCAGCATCCTCAAGACGCTTGATGTCGGCTACCATCCCGACTCCGTGACCATCACGCCCGATGGCAGCAAGCTGCTGATCGCCAACGAAGGTGAATTCGTCAGCACCACCGCCGATGGCACCTTCGCCCGTCCAGGCTCGGTGAGTGTCGTCAACCTCTCCGGGGTGAACTCGTCCAACTACGCCAGCACACTGGGAGCGCTCACCAACGCCGCGGTCAGCACCCACGACTTCAGTGCCGGTAACCTGGGCGCGGGCGTCACCCTGGACGGCCTGCGCAACAACCGCCTCGACACGCTCACCGTGAAGACGGCCAACGCGGCCGACGTGGAGCCCGAATACATCACCGCCAGCAACACCACGGCCTACGTGACCCTGCAAGAGGCCAACGCCATCGCCACCCTCGACTTGGCCACCGGCAAATACACCAAGATCAGTCTGCTCGGCACCATCACCCAGACCATCGATGCCTCGGACCGCGACGGCGCCGGCTCGGGATCAACTCAGGGCAAAGCCATTGCCATCAACGACACGGTCGCCGGCATGCCGATGCCCGACACCATCACCAAGTTCGAGCGCAATGGCACCACCTACCTGGTGACCGCCAACGAAGGTGACGCTCGCGGCGACGACGGCGATATCACCCGTGGCGCGACGCTTCTCACTAACACGACTGCGACGCCCGAGGTCGTAGCGCTTGCCAACAACACCGGCATTGGCCGCCTCAACTTGCTCAAGGATCAGGGCGACACCAATGCCGACGGTATCATCGACACGCCCACCATGCTGGGTACACGCAGCTTTTCCATCTGGAATGCCGAGACCGGCGCGCTCGCCTTCGATTCCGCCTCCATGATCGAGCAGTATGTCGCCGCTAACAACCCGGACTCGTTCAATATGAGCAAAGGTGATCCGGGGCTTTTCGACACTCGTTCCGATGACAAAGGGCCCGAGCCCGAGGCCCTCGCCTTCGGTAGCTTCGATGGCAAGGACTTTGTATTCGTGGGTAACGAGCGTGAAAACGGCATTTTTCAATTCGACATCACCGATATCAGCGACCCTAGCAAGGTCACCATTGTAGGCTATTTTAACCCGATCACGGGCTTAACCGATGGGGCCAGTGGTGGCGTCTATATCTCTCCTGAATCGATGCTTTTCCTAGCTGCTGGAGCGGCGGGGAATACGACAGGAAAAAACCTGCTGATCGTCGGGTTTGAAGGCCACGGTGATCCTGGTTCGGCGGGCTCGATCGGTGTCTTTGAAGTGACTTCGACCTCCGCCATCCCCGAGCCGTCCACTTATGCGGCCTTTGCCGGCTTGGGCGTGTTGGGGCTGGCCCTTTCCCGCCGCCGCCGCGCCGGTCACTAA